One window of the Trypanosoma brucei gambiense DAL972 chromosome 5, complete sequence genome contains the following:
- a CDS encoding adenosine transporter, putative, with the protein MLGFDSANEFIVYVTFLFFGMSVVVVTNSIFSMPFFFIEYYKYAQGKPDAKPEDPKFWKHMFTYYSIAAFLVELVLASLMLTPIGRRISVTVRLGVGLVIPIVLVFSVMMVTIVTTTETGAKVTIMLIAIANGVAMTLCDAGNAALIAPFPTKFYSSVVWGIAVCGVVTSFFSIVIKASMGGGYHNMLIQSRIYFGLVMFMQVISCALLVLLRKNPYAQKYAAEFRYAARKGIDDKGADGDEGNGAAKGPADQDDDPHGGDDTDKGNVMTATVDPDTMKDMDQVENITTSQQMLMARVWNVFWRVWPMLFACFMVFFTTFLVYPAVYFAIKADTGDGWYLTIAAALFNLGDFLSRLCLQFKALHVSPRWVLIGTFARMLLIIPLVLCVRSIITGPWLPYILVHAWGFTYGYYGGISQIYAPRTGSLTTAGERSLAANWTIISLLGGIFVGAMFALAVNEGLSK; encoded by the coding sequence ATGCTCGGGTTTGACTCAGCCAATGAATTCATCGTCTACGTcaccttcctcttcttcggaatgtcggtggtggtggtgacaaACTCCATCTTTTCGATGCCATTCTTCTTCATCGAGTACTACAAGTATGCGCAGGGGAAACCTGATGCAAAGCCAGAGGACCCGAAGTTCTGGAAACATATGTTTACCTACTACAGTATTGCAGCGTTCCTCGTAGAGTTGGTTTTGGCGTCGCTCATGCTTACGCCAATCGGACGGCGGATCTCTGTAACCGTTCGCCTCGGTGTAGGTCTTGTCATTCCAATTGTGTTGGTATTCTCCGTGATGATGGTTACTATCGTTACGACAACAGAAACCGGTGCCAAGGTGACCATCATGCTCATTGCTATCGCAAATGGCGTAGCGATGACGCTTTGCGATGCTGGAAACGCCGCACTCATCGCCCCGTTTCCAACGAAATTTTATAGCTCCGTCGTGTGGGGTATCGCTGTGTGCGGCGTCGTCACATCTTTCTTCTCGATCGTCATAAAAGCATCCATGGGAGGCGGTTATCACAACATGCTCATACAGTCGCGCATATACTTTGGATTGGTCATGTTTATGCAGGTGATATCTTGCGCCCTTTTAGTGTTGCTAAGGAAGAACCCTTACGCCCAAAAGTACGCGGCAGAGTTCCGATATGCAGCGAGGAAAGGGATTGATGATAAGGGCGCAGATGGTGACGAAGGAAACGGCGCAGCAAAAGGGCCGGCCGATCAGGATGATGACCCCCACGGAGGCGATGATACTGACAAAGGAAATGTAATGACCGCCACTGTAGATCCTGACACAATGAAGGACATGGACCAGGTGGAAAACATCACGACTTCGCAGCAGATGTTAATGGCAAGGGTATGGAATGTGTTCTGGCGCGTTTGGCCCATGCTGTTCGCATGCTTCATGGTTTTCTTCACCACATTTCTCGTCTACCCTGCCGTGTACTTCGCCATCAAGGCAGATACGGGTGACGGCTGGTACTTGACGATCGCTGCCGCATTGTTCAATTTGGGTGATTTCTTGTCGCGTCTTTGCCTTCAGTTCAAAGCCTTACACGTCTCACCGCGGTGGGTTCTGATTGGGACATTTGCGCGTATGCTGCTCATTATCCCACTTGTGCTTTGCGTGCGAAGCATCATCACCGGCCCTTGGCTCCCTTACATTCTTGTCCACGCTTGGGGCTTCACGTACGGTTATTATGGTGGAATATCACAAATCTACGCGCCGCGCACCGGCTCACTGACAACAGCTGGCGAGCGGTCTCTTGCCGCAAATTGGACTATCATTTCGCTCCTGGGTGGCATCTTCGTTGGCGCCATGTTCGCCCTGGCTGTCAATGAGGGGCTTTCCAAGTAG
- a CDS encoding galactokinase, putative encodes MPSYSNERIAATVAEMKPKFLKAFNVTSEEDVMWLLFTFAPGRVNFFGEHVDCMDAYVFPAALKGGSHILVGGLRSCCDGKMRFAIETGENFILDKLGRGLNGKNWTTFVRGAVTLALNHLGMSLNAPELQEFCAISKGSLPMGSGMSASASYSVALLNAIISVATRQYNEGLYVSGSTFSILPPCSKEDNIIMTRLAHRIETEFSGVNVGIMDQFASIHAMEGSLLALDCNSLTFESYSLFPLLGDSACFLLINSMIDHELTGATAGGYNTLRSDAEDAREVISK; translated from the coding sequence ATGCCAAGTTACTCCAATGAACGAATTGCCGCTACCGTTGCAGAAATGAAGCCGAAGTTTCTCAAAGCTTTCAACGTCACTTCCGAAGAAGATGTCATGTGGCTTCTTTTCACATTTGCACCCGGCCGCGTAAACTTCTTTGGTGAACATGTGGATTGCATGGACGCCTACGTGTTTCCCGCCGCACTAAAGGGAGGTTCCCACATACTCGTTGGTGGCTTGCGAAGCTGCTGTGATGGAAAGATGCGCTTTGCAATCGAAACTGGTGAAAACTTTATTCTCGATAAACTTGGCCGGGGTCTCAACGGTAAAAACTGGACCACATTTGTTCGAGGTGCAGTCACGTTGGCGCTTAATCATCTCGGGATGTCGCTGAATGCACCGGAGCTGCAGGAGTTTTGTGCCATCTCAAAAGGAAGTCTTCCAATGGGTTCTGGTATGAGTGCCTCCGCATCCTACAGCGTGGCTTTACTGAATGCCATCATATCAGTGGCAACACGACAGTATAATGAAGGCCTATATGTGTCCGGTTCCACCTTTTCAATCCTTCCCCCTTGCAGCAAAGAAGATAACATCATAATGACAAGGTTGGCGCATCGTATTGAAACAGAATTCTCTGGCGTTAATGTGGGCATTATGGACCAGTTTGCATCAATTCATGCAATGGAGGGTTCACTTCTGGCGTTGGACTGTAATTCCTTAACATTTGAATCCTACTCATTGTTCCCTCTTCTCGGCGACTCTGcttgtttccttcttatCAACTCTATGATTGATCATGAATTGACGGGAGCAACGGCAGGCGGTTACAACACGTTGCGGTCAGATGCTGAGGATGCGCGAGAGGTTATAAGCAAGTAG